A genomic region of Microbacterium schleiferi contains the following coding sequences:
- the xylA gene encoding xylose isomerase translates to MPTPTPADKFSFGLWTIGYNGADPFGGPTRPALDVVHAVEKLAELGAYGLTFHDDDLFAFGSTDAERQTQIDRLKKVLADTGLIIPMVTTNLFSAPVFKDGGFTSNDRQVRRFALRKVLRNLDLAAELGAKTFVMWGGREGAEYDAAKDIRAALERYREAVNLLGDYVTDKGYDIRFAIEPKPNEPRGDILLPTVGHALAFIDSLERPELVGLNPEVGHEQMAGLNFAAGIAQALYHGKLYHIDLNGQRGIKYDQDLVFGHGDLHNAFALVDLLENGGPNGGPAYEGPRHFDYKPSRTEDESGVWDSAAANMRTYLLLKERAQAFRADPEVQEALEASRVPELSVTTLGAGESYDDLLADRSAYEDFDPSQYFGAKGFGFVRLQQLATEHLMGAR, encoded by the coding sequence ATGCCCACGCCCACCCCCGCCGACAAGTTCTCTTTCGGTCTCTGGACCATCGGCTACAACGGCGCCGACCCCTTCGGTGGGCCGACCCGACCGGCACTGGATGTCGTCCATGCGGTCGAGAAGCTCGCCGAGCTCGGCGCCTACGGCCTCACCTTCCACGATGATGACCTGTTCGCCTTCGGGTCGACCGACGCCGAGCGCCAGACGCAGATCGATCGTCTGAAGAAGGTCCTCGCCGACACCGGCCTGATCATCCCGATGGTCACCACCAACCTCTTCTCGGCTCCCGTCTTCAAGGACGGCGGCTTCACCTCCAACGATCGCCAGGTTCGCCGCTTCGCGCTCCGCAAGGTGCTGCGCAACCTCGACCTTGCTGCCGAGCTCGGCGCGAAGACCTTCGTCATGTGGGGCGGGCGCGAAGGCGCAGAGTACGACGCCGCGAAAGACATCCGTGCCGCCCTCGAGCGCTACCGCGAAGCCGTCAACCTCCTCGGTGACTACGTGACCGACAAGGGCTACGACATCCGTTTCGCGATCGAGCCCAAGCCCAACGAGCCCCGCGGCGACATCCTGCTTCCGACCGTCGGGCACGCGCTCGCGTTCATCGACTCGCTCGAGCGGCCCGAGCTCGTGGGCCTGAACCCCGAGGTCGGCCACGAGCAGATGGCAGGCTTGAACTTCGCCGCCGGGATCGCCCAGGCGCTCTACCACGGCAAGCTGTACCACATCGATCTCAACGGCCAGCGGGGCATCAAGTACGACCAGGACCTCGTGTTTGGTCACGGTGACCTCCACAACGCCTTCGCCCTCGTGGACCTGCTCGAAAACGGCGGCCCGAACGGTGGGCCGGCCTACGAGGGTCCGCGCCACTTCGACTACAAGCCCAGCCGCACCGAGGACGAGAGCGGCGTGTGGGATTCTGCCGCCGCGAACATGCGCACCTATCTGCTCCTGAAGGAGCGGGCGCAGGCATTCCGCGCTGACCCCGAGGTGCAGGAGGCGCTCGAGGCATCCCGTGTTCCCGAGCTGTCGGTGACGACCCTGGGTGCGGGTGAGTCTTACGACGACCTGCTCGCTGACCGGTCGGCCTACGAGGACTTCGACCCGTCGCAGTACTTCGGCGCCAAGGGCTTCGGTTTCGTCCGCCTCCAGCAGCTCGCCACCGAGCACCTGATGGGCGCCCGCTAA
- a CDS encoding YidH family protein, producing the protein MGTRFPHSVYRHGSEPDVRFTLANERTFLAWIRTALALIAGGVALEVLGLALHPGLRLAASLVLIVMGMITPALAWFGWQRSERALRLNSPLPGSLLGAVTGVAVTVSAALILLAIVFA; encoded by the coding sequence ATGGGTACGCGGTTTCCGCACTCTGTCTACCGTCACGGTTCGGAACCGGATGTCCGGTTCACGCTGGCCAACGAACGCACCTTCCTCGCCTGGATCCGCACCGCCCTTGCCCTCATCGCTGGCGGCGTCGCCCTCGAGGTGCTCGGTCTTGCGCTGCACCCAGGTCTGCGCCTGGCAGCGAGCCTCGTGCTGATCGTGATGGGGATGATCACCCCCGCCCTGGCTTGGTTCGGGTGGCAAAGAAGTGAGCGCGCGCTGCGACTGAACAGCCCACTGCCGGGGTCGCTCCTGGGTGCGGTCACGGGCGTGGCGGTGACCGTGTCAGCAGCGCTCATCCTTCTCGCCATCGTCTTTGCGTGA
- a CDS encoding LacI family DNA-binding transcriptional regulator, translating to MARRPTITDIATAAGVSVATVSKAVNGRYGVAPETVEKVMRVVADMGYESSLVASRMRGVRTGVVGVLVAEFEPFSAEVLKGVGAAAGPLELDVLAYSTPRRVHGAGWENTSLARLAGSLIDGAIIVTPTVEAIVADIPVVAIDPHVGPGDGVPTVEADSFGGAVSAVKYLIELGHRRIGFVAGRPDLRSSRARDAGYRRALSDSGIPYDPEVVRVGFYEQDAARTAALSLLDSPRRPTAVFAANDLSAIGIIEVAREIGLEVPRDLSVIGFDDVLEASRMSPPLTTVRQPMRRLGAAAMSLLTTLMNGEEPPERHVRLATQLIPRATTAPPRQSP from the coding sequence ATGGCACGACGTCCGACGATCACCGACATCGCTACGGCAGCGGGGGTGTCGGTGGCCACCGTCTCCAAGGCCGTCAACGGCCGGTACGGCGTGGCCCCCGAGACCGTCGAGAAGGTCATGCGTGTCGTCGCCGACATGGGGTACGAGTCGAGCCTCGTCGCCAGCCGAATGCGCGGCGTGCGCACGGGCGTCGTCGGCGTGCTTGTCGCCGAGTTCGAGCCGTTCAGCGCCGAGGTTCTCAAGGGCGTCGGGGCCGCCGCAGGGCCTTTGGAGCTTGACGTCCTCGCCTACAGCACGCCCCGACGCGTCCACGGCGCGGGCTGGGAGAACACCTCGCTCGCGAGACTTGCCGGGAGCCTCATCGACGGTGCGATCATCGTGACGCCGACCGTGGAAGCGATCGTCGCCGATATCCCGGTCGTTGCGATCGACCCCCACGTGGGGCCGGGCGACGGCGTGCCCACGGTCGAAGCCGACAGCTTCGGAGGCGCGGTCTCGGCCGTCAAGTACCTGATCGAGCTCGGTCACCGTCGCATCGGTTTCGTTGCCGGACGCCCCGACCTTCGATCCTCTCGCGCCCGCGACGCCGGCTATCGGCGCGCCCTGTCCGACTCCGGCATCCCCTACGACCCCGAGGTCGTGCGGGTCGGCTTCTACGAGCAGGATGCGGCGCGCACCGCGGCGCTGTCGTTGCTGGACTCTCCCCGGCGTCCGACAGCGGTGTTTGCGGCAAACGATCTCTCGGCGATCGGAATCATCGAGGTCGCGCGTGAGATCGGGCTCGAGGTTCCCCGCGATCTGTCGGTCATCGGGTTCGACGATGTGCTCGAGGCATCCCGGATGTCGCCGCCGCTGACGACGGTCCGCCAACCGATGCGGCGTCTGGGAGCCGCGGCGATGTCGTTGCTGACGACGCTCATGAACGGCGAGGAGCCGCCCGAGCGCCATGTGCGCCTGGCTACGCAGCTCATCCCGCGTGCGACAACAGCCCCGCCGAGGCAGTCACCCTAG
- the xylB gene encoding xylulokinase produces the protein MALVMGVDSSTQSCKVVIMDADSGVIVREGRASHPAGTEVDPVAWWDALQEAIAAAGGIDDVAAWSVGGQQHGMVVLDAEGQVIRPALLWNDTRSASAAADLIAEFGAEHLAHRTGLVPVASFTITKLRWLRDHEPENAARVAAVALPHDWLTWRLRGFGPRGDSPRGPVLEELVTDRSDASGTGYWSPDDWQADASGKLVDDGYDRDLLLAALGHDAVLPRVLGPREWVLDADGRRVAPGAGDNAGAALGVGAGPGDVVVSIGTSGTVFAVSAQRTIDPSGTVAGFADASGHFLPLVATLNAARVLDAIGGILGADHAQLSTLALAAEPGAAGLTLVPYFEGERTPNLPDATASLTGMTLASTTRENLARAAVEGMLSGLAAGLDALRDLGVPLRRALLIGGGAQSEAVRVIAPSVFGMPVEVPTPAEYVALGAARQAATVLA, from the coding sequence ATGGCACTCGTGATGGGCGTCGACTCGTCGACGCAGTCGTGCAAGGTCGTGATCATGGACGCCGACAGCGGCGTCATCGTGCGCGAGGGCCGTGCGAGCCATCCGGCTGGCACCGAGGTCGACCCCGTCGCCTGGTGGGACGCGCTGCAGGAGGCGATCGCCGCGGCCGGCGGGATCGACGATGTCGCTGCGTGGTCGGTCGGCGGCCAGCAGCACGGCATGGTCGTGCTGGATGCCGAGGGGCAGGTCATCCGTCCGGCGCTGCTCTGGAACGACACCAGATCGGCCAGTGCGGCAGCCGACCTGATCGCCGAGTTCGGCGCCGAGCATCTCGCCCACCGCACAGGCCTCGTGCCGGTGGCATCGTTCACGATCACGAAGCTCCGGTGGCTCCGCGACCACGAGCCCGAGAATGCCGCGCGGGTCGCCGCCGTGGCCCTGCCGCACGACTGGCTGACGTGGCGGCTGCGGGGGTTCGGCCCCCGCGGCGACTCACCGCGCGGGCCCGTGCTCGAAGAACTCGTGACGGACCGCTCGGATGCCTCGGGCACCGGGTACTGGTCGCCGGATGACTGGCAGGCAGACGCGTCAGGGAAGCTCGTGGACGACGGCTACGACCGCGACCTCCTCTTGGCGGCGCTCGGCCACGATGCCGTGCTGCCGCGGGTGCTCGGACCGCGTGAGTGGGTCCTGGATGCCGACGGACGTCGTGTCGCCCCCGGCGCGGGAGACAACGCGGGCGCGGCCCTCGGGGTCGGCGCCGGTCCCGGTGATGTCGTGGTCTCGATCGGAACGAGCGGTACGGTCTTCGCGGTCAGTGCGCAGCGCACGATCGATCCGTCCGGCACGGTCGCCGGTTTCGCGGATGCGAGCGGCCACTTCCTCCCGCTGGTTGCGACCCTCAACGCCGCCCGGGTGCTCGACGCGATCGGCGGCATCCTGGGTGCCGACCATGCGCAGCTGAGCACCCTGGCGCTCGCCGCGGAGCCCGGTGCTGCAGGCCTCACCCTCGTGCCCTACTTCGAGGGCGAGCGCACGCCGAACCTCCCTGACGCGACGGCATCGCTGACGGGCATGACGCTGGCCTCGACGACCCGCGAGAATCTTGCGCGCGCCGCGGTCGAGGGCATGCTCTCGGGACTTGCGGCGGGGCTGGATGCGCTGCGCGATCTGGGCGTGCCGCTCCGGCGGGCGCTCCTGATCGGCGGCGGCGCGCAGTCCGAAGCGGTCCGCGTGATCGCCCCATCGGTCTTCGGGATGCCGGTAGAGGTCCCGACCCCCGCCGAGTACGTCGCCCTGGGCGCCGCCCGTCAGGCCGCGACCGTCCTCGCCTGA
- a CDS encoding extracellular solute-binding protein: MRYSKVLTASAVFAVGALALSGCSGSSGESGDGQVTLTVWQNSTTGDGVQYWEDAAAAFMAENPDVTVEVQSIQNEDMDGKLQTALNAGDAPDVFMARGGGKLADVVDAGQVMDLTGKISAEAESAMSSSLSAFTIDGKVFGMPLAVLPEGIFYSENLFADAGVEPAGTIDELVDVNDTLKAAGITPIAVGAKDAWPAAHWYYNFALRECSQDAMEEAAQTRSFDNECWLRAGEDLADFVATEPFNDGFLTTPAQQGAGSSAGLLANRQAAMELMGAWNPGVIASLTPDEQPLPDLGWFPFPEIEGGDGAPGAMMGGADGYSCWINAPEECVDFLNFLATKDQQEAYAEAFQTLPASNEAQSVVTTPALQSVLEAYSDAPYVVLWLDTLYGQNVGNALNVAVVDLLAGNGSPEAIVQAVNDAAARG; encoded by the coding sequence ATGAGATACAGCAAAGTCCTCACAGCGTCGGCAGTCTTCGCCGTCGGCGCGCTCGCACTGAGCGGATGCAGCGGCTCGAGCGGAGAGTCGGGAGACGGACAGGTCACGCTGACCGTCTGGCAGAACTCGACGACCGGTGACGGCGTGCAGTACTGGGAAGATGCCGCAGCCGCCTTCATGGCGGAGAACCCGGATGTCACCGTCGAGGTCCAGTCGATCCAGAACGAAGACATGGACGGCAAGCTCCAGACCGCCCTGAACGCGGGCGACGCGCCCGATGTGTTCATGGCCCGCGGCGGCGGCAAGCTCGCGGACGTGGTCGATGCCGGTCAGGTCATGGACCTCACGGGCAAGATCTCGGCGGAAGCAGAGTCGGCGATGTCGTCGTCGCTGAGCGCCTTCACGATCGACGGCAAGGTGTTCGGCATGCCCCTCGCCGTGCTGCCCGAGGGCATCTTCTACAGCGAGAACCTGTTTGCCGATGCCGGGGTCGAGCCCGCCGGCACGATCGACGAGCTCGTCGATGTGAACGACACCCTCAAGGCCGCCGGCATCACGCCGATCGCCGTGGGCGCCAAGGATGCCTGGCCGGCCGCTCACTGGTACTACAACTTCGCCCTGCGGGAGTGCTCGCAGGACGCGATGGAAGAAGCTGCCCAGACACGCTCGTTCGACAACGAGTGCTGGCTGCGCGCTGGCGAGGACCTCGCCGACTTCGTCGCCACCGAGCCGTTCAACGATGGCTTCCTCACGACCCCCGCACAGCAGGGTGCCGGCTCGTCGGCGGGTCTGCTGGCCAACCGCCAGGCCGCGATGGAGCTCATGGGGGCATGGAACCCCGGTGTGATCGCTTCGCTCACTCCCGACGAGCAGCCGCTTCCTGACCTGGGCTGGTTCCCGTTCCCCGAGATCGAGGGTGGCGACGGCGCTCCCGGCGCCATGATGGGCGGTGCAGACGGATACTCGTGCTGGATCAATGCCCCGGAAGAGTGCGTCGACTTCCTGAACTTCCTGGCCACCAAGGACCAGCAGGAGGCCTACGCCGAGGCGTTCCAGACACTGCCTGCCAGCAACGAGGCACAGAGTGTGGTCACGACGCCGGCCCTCCAGTCGGTGCTCGAGGCCTACAGCGACGCCCCCTACGTCGTGCTGTGGCTCGACACGCTCTACGGCCAGAACGTCGGCAACGCGCTGAACGTCGCGGTCGTCGACCTGCTCGCAGGCAACGGCTCGCCCGAAGCCATCGTTCAGGCTGTCAACGACGCCGCCGCGCGAGGCTGA
- a CDS encoding ROK family transcriptional regulator, whose translation MIEPGTDSVRTRNLARILGQVHLEGPRSRAALTLATGLNRSTIADLVAELCARGLVTETAPDPSRRVGRPSPIVAADPRIVAIAANPEVDAVTIAAVGLDQSIAARLRIERTELVSPEETAALVAETIAHWRDAALSAHRIVGVGVAVPGLVRARDGLVRTAPHLEWHDAPIRELVADATGLPTAVDNDATLGAIAEHLYGAARGLEHVVYLNGGASGIGGGLIVHGMPVRGVSGYAGEFGQNRPGIAATTDQQAPEGVLEDEVSRARLLRTLGLTGVDDPTLAAALAASGDPAVAAETDRQRRVLATALANAVNVLNPRAIVLGGFLAMLAEGAADQLTGLVRSQSMPANAEDVDIRAAVLADDRLLIGAAEAAFAGLLADPLSQLRDRPDPEATR comes from the coding sequence ATGATCGAGCCGGGAACCGACAGCGTCAGGACCCGCAATCTCGCTCGCATCCTCGGACAGGTTCATCTCGAAGGGCCCCGGTCGCGCGCGGCATTGACCCTCGCGACGGGCCTCAATCGCTCGACGATCGCTGACCTGGTAGCCGAGCTGTGCGCACGCGGTCTTGTGACCGAGACCGCACCCGACCCGTCACGACGCGTGGGGCGCCCCTCGCCGATCGTCGCGGCTGATCCTCGGATCGTCGCGATCGCCGCCAACCCCGAGGTCGATGCCGTCACGATCGCCGCGGTCGGCCTCGACCAGTCGATCGCCGCGCGGCTCCGGATCGAGCGCACCGAGCTCGTCTCACCCGAAGAGACGGCGGCGCTCGTGGCCGAGACGATCGCACACTGGCGGGACGCCGCCTTGTCAGCTCACCGCATCGTGGGCGTGGGTGTCGCGGTTCCCGGGCTCGTCCGGGCGCGCGACGGCCTCGTGCGCACCGCTCCCCACCTCGAGTGGCACGACGCACCGATCCGCGAACTCGTGGCCGATGCCACGGGGCTGCCGACAGCCGTCGACAACGACGCGACCCTCGGCGCGATCGCCGAGCACCTCTACGGCGCCGCCCGGGGCCTCGAGCATGTTGTCTATCTCAACGGCGGCGCCAGCGGCATCGGTGGGGGGCTCATCGTCCACGGGATGCCGGTGCGCGGTGTCTCCGGCTACGCCGGCGAGTTCGGCCAGAACCGCCCTGGCATCGCCGCCACGACCGACCAGCAGGCCCCTGAGGGCGTCCTCGAAGACGAGGTCAGCCGCGCGCGTCTCCTGCGGACGCTCGGGCTCACAGGCGTTGACGATCCGACGCTGGCGGCGGCCCTGGCAGCATCTGGCGACCCCGCCGTCGCAGCCGAGACCGACCGGCAACGACGAGTCCTCGCGACCGCGCTTGCCAACGCCGTCAATGTCCTCAACCCCCGCGCGATCGTGCTCGGTGGCTTCCTCGCGATGCTCGCCGAGGGCGCCGCCGACCAGCTCACCGGCCTCGTGCGGTCGCAGTCGATGCCCGCGAACGCCGAGGATGTCGACATCCGCGCTGCGGTCCTCGCGGATGATCGACTTCTGATCGGCGCCGCCGAGGCCGCGTTCGCGGGGCTGTTGGCAGATCCCCTCAGCCAGCTTCGGGATCGCCCTGATCCGGAAGCAACGCGGTAA
- a CDS encoding GTP pyrophosphokinase: MSHAPATDPAIPQLPELESDEVTVSLSQLRAARDEVQRFLLPYQFGLKEIETKVEILRDEFLQLHDYNPIEHISSRVKSADSLVAKVGRKGIDGDFSSIRTHITDIAGIRVTCSFVADTYRLFDLLTQQDDIEVHSVKDYIAAPKPNGYKSLHAIVRVPVFLSTGRVDVPVEVQFRTIAMDFWASLEHKIYYKFDRQVPETLLAELKDAAASAAELDERMQRLHRQVHGIRPAPPRTLEV; encoded by the coding sequence ATGAGTCACGCGCCGGCCACGGACCCCGCGATCCCCCAGCTCCCGGAGCTGGAATCCGACGAGGTGACCGTCTCGCTCTCGCAACTGCGCGCGGCCCGGGACGAGGTGCAGCGGTTCCTTCTGCCGTACCAGTTCGGGCTGAAAGAGATCGAGACGAAAGTCGAGATTCTGCGGGACGAGTTCTTGCAGTTGCACGACTACAACCCGATCGAGCACATCTCCAGTCGCGTGAAATCCGCCGATAGTCTCGTCGCGAAGGTGGGACGCAAAGGCATCGACGGAGACTTCTCCTCGATTCGCACGCACATCACCGACATCGCCGGCATCCGGGTCACGTGCAGTTTCGTGGCCGACACCTACCGCCTCTTCGATCTGCTCACGCAGCAGGACGACATCGAGGTGCATTCGGTCAAGGACTACATCGCCGCGCCGAAACCCAACGGCTACAAGAGCCTGCATGCGATCGTGCGCGTTCCCGTGTTCCTCTCGACGGGCCGGGTGGACGTGCCGGTCGAGGTGCAGTTCCGCACGATCGCCATGGACTTCTGGGCGAGCCTGGAGCACAAGATCTATTACAAGTTCGACCGCCAGGTGCCCGAGACGCTCCTCGCGGAGTTGAAGGATGCCGCAGCCAGCGCCGCCGAACTTGACGAACGGATGCAGCGCCTGCACCGGCAGGTGCACGGCATCCGCCCCGCCCCGCCTCGCACCCTCGAGGTCTGA
- a CDS encoding response regulator transcription factor, with protein MARIIVIDDDADIVRLVAIRLERAGHEVDEYYDGTSGLEAIQSAKPDLAVVDWMMPGLDGIAVAQAVRADAALASMPLLLLTARSDPAEHDYACAQGFSAVVTKPFSKVELLDAVTALLPDQGDPEAG; from the coding sequence GTGGCGCGCATTATTGTCATCGATGACGACGCGGACATCGTCCGCCTCGTCGCGATCCGTCTCGAGCGCGCAGGCCATGAGGTCGATGAGTACTACGACGGCACGTCGGGACTCGAGGCTATCCAGTCCGCCAAACCCGACCTCGCCGTCGTCGACTGGATGATGCCCGGCCTTGACGGTATCGCGGTCGCGCAGGCCGTCCGGGCGGATGCCGCACTGGCCTCCATGCCGTTGCTTCTTCTCACCGCTCGGTCAGACCCTGCCGAGCACGACTACGCCTGTGCGCAGGGATTCTCTGCCGTCGTGACCAAGCCGTTCTCGAAGGTGGAGTTGCTGGACGCTGTTACCGCGTTGCTTCCGGATCAGGGCGATCCCGAAGCTGGCTGA
- a CDS encoding DUF4259 domain-containing protein yields the protein MGAWSVEPFGNDVAADWAGELEEESDWRVIDDALADALDTGGDIDHDTAIIAVAAAEVVAHGVGRATQQDAYTEEVDSFIARAGRPTDDTVALAMAAVTAACGSSSELAAEWAGAGDPGWGEAIDQLRAALSA from the coding sequence ATGGGTGCATGGAGTGTTGAGCCGTTCGGCAATGATGTCGCGGCCGACTGGGCAGGGGAACTGGAGGAGGAGTCGGATTGGCGCGTCATCGACGACGCGCTTGCCGACGCCCTCGACACCGGTGGGGATATCGATCACGACACGGCGATCATCGCTGTCGCAGCGGCAGAGGTCGTTGCTCACGGGGTGGGCCGTGCGACGCAGCAGGATGCGTACACCGAGGAAGTCGACTCCTTCATCGCGCGCGCAGGTCGGCCGACCGATGACACTGTCGCGCTCGCGATGGCGGCTGTGACCGCGGCGTGCGGCTCGAGCAGCGAACTGGCGGCGGAGTGGGCGGGAGCCGGGGATCCGGGGTGGGGCGAGGCCATCGACCAGCTCCGTGCCGCGCTGAGCGCCTGA
- a CDS encoding ATP-binding protein, which translates to MTRPSVAATVRLAPPVWRAVFVTGLVALGGVLAVVFALEQRGEMSLAWWWPTAAIGAVAAAASPRRWRWLTAIGVGLASGVGSAVAGRPLLVIVLGAIGTAAEAWLVATALSSEQDRPRLTTLRDVGRFAIAAISGAALVGALMGVAREFSGGDFVEVFWTIGSSHLSAMVLIAPLGLIAIPRVASVRWWRSIVLTVAMLAATTAAFFPGTPVAVPILAMPLMAWAAVAEPMYFVAVQLLAVVGTAAGLTVIGGGAYAAASPDLATATALQVFTICLGATTLAISASQNDRRALESKQMAVSHLLHDAFRQSKSGFAILQEDAPGKYTVLEVNASAVVMLRSEFERSDTGRWRLREDALLRPSLSEATYDVSVTVDWEEVAPGNPPATITIDAVNRTGLNRVLLVSVQDLRPLREAEREMEWRLERERQVSRTFQALTQQKVDFVASVTHELRTPITSILGFAEELSDTTDDPSVRAQVDVILRNATRLRGVIDDVLLVSKLSRGPAAADALPVMDAGLALQRSIEDAKHSIQHRKLRVATEIEADLPVHGREIDLTRVFTNILTNAIKFSPDRGTVSVVAYRTDHQVVVTISDEGEGIADEDLTHIFDRFYRSSSSTSRGVPGTGLGLAIVKELLSVMDGKIELARAEPVGTCAQITLPIADVGAPPHPSDSDTPAR; encoded by the coding sequence ATGACGCGGCCTAGCGTTGCAGCGACGGTTCGCCTGGCGCCGCCGGTCTGGCGAGCGGTCTTCGTCACCGGACTGGTCGCGCTGGGCGGGGTACTCGCCGTCGTGTTCGCTCTCGAGCAGCGTGGCGAGATGAGCCTCGCCTGGTGGTGGCCGACGGCAGCCATCGGCGCCGTCGCGGCGGCGGCGTCACCGCGACGATGGCGATGGCTGACCGCGATCGGGGTGGGTCTGGCCTCAGGCGTGGGCTCGGCCGTCGCCGGTCGTCCCCTGCTGGTGATCGTTCTGGGCGCGATCGGCACGGCGGCCGAGGCGTGGCTGGTTGCCACGGCCCTCTCGAGCGAACAGGACCGCCCTCGGCTGACCACGCTGAGGGATGTCGGCCGTTTCGCGATCGCGGCGATCAGCGGCGCCGCACTCGTGGGGGCCCTGATGGGAGTCGCTCGCGAATTCAGCGGCGGCGACTTCGTCGAGGTCTTCTGGACGATCGGCTCGTCACACCTCTCGGCGATGGTCTTGATCGCTCCTCTCGGGCTCATCGCCATCCCGCGCGTGGCGTCAGTGCGGTGGTGGCGCAGCATCGTGCTGACCGTCGCGATGCTTGCAGCCACAACCGCGGCGTTCTTCCCCGGCACCCCCGTCGCGGTTCCCATTCTCGCCATGCCGCTGATGGCATGGGCGGCGGTTGCCGAGCCCATGTACTTCGTCGCGGTGCAGCTACTCGCCGTGGTCGGCACTGCTGCGGGGTTGACCGTCATCGGTGGCGGCGCGTACGCCGCCGCAAGTCCCGACCTCGCGACAGCGACAGCGCTCCAGGTCTTCACGATCTGCCTGGGCGCGACGACGCTCGCGATTTCGGCATCCCAGAACGACAGACGCGCACTCGAAAGCAAGCAGATGGCGGTGTCCCACCTGTTGCACGATGCGTTCCGACAGTCCAAGAGCGGCTTCGCGATCTTGCAGGAAGACGCTCCGGGCAAGTACACCGTTCTTGAGGTCAACGCCTCAGCCGTCGTGATGCTGCGCAGCGAATTCGAACGCTCGGACACGGGGCGGTGGCGTTTGCGCGAGGACGCGCTCCTGCGCCCCTCGCTCTCGGAGGCCACCTACGACGTCTCGGTGACGGTGGACTGGGAAGAGGTCGCACCGGGCAACCCGCCAGCCACGATCACCATCGACGCGGTCAATCGAACGGGCTTGAACCGCGTGCTCCTCGTCTCCGTGCAGGACCTGCGCCCCCTCCGCGAAGCCGAGCGGGAGATGGAATGGCGACTGGAACGAGAGCGTCAGGTCAGCAGAACGTTCCAGGCGCTCACGCAGCAGAAGGTCGACTTCGTCGCGAGCGTCACGCACGAACTTCGAACCCCGATCACCTCGATCCTCGGGTTCGCCGAGGAGCTCAGCGACACGACGGATGACCCGAGCGTTCGCGCTCAGGTCGACGTCATCCTGCGCAATGCGACGCGGCTGCGCGGGGTGATCGACGATGTTCTGCTGGTTTCCAAGCTCAGCCGCGGGCCCGCTGCGGCTGACGCCCTGCCGGTCATGGATGCGGGTCTCGCTCTGCAACGCAGCATCGAGGATGCCAAGCACAGCATCCAGCATCGCAAACTGCGGGTCGCCACGGAGATCGAGGCGGATCTCCCCGTCCACGGGCGTGAGATCGACCTCACCCGCGTGTTCACCAACATCCTCACCAACGCGATCAAGTTCTCACCCGACCGCGGAACGGTGTCGGTCGTCGCCTACCGCACCGATCACCAGGTCGTCGTGACGATCTCGGATGAGGGCGAGGGAATCGCCGACGAGGACCTGACGCACATCTTCGATCGGTTCTACCGAAGCTCTTCGAGCACGAGCCGTGGCGTGCCGGGGACAGGTCTCGGGCTCGCGATCGTCAAGGAACTCCTGTCGGTCATGGACGGCAAGATCGAGTTGGCTCGGGCAGAGCCGGTCGGCACCTGCGCGCAGATCACGCTTCCGATCGCCGATGTCGGTGCGCCCCCGCATCCGAGTGATTCGGACACGCCGGCACGCTGA
- a CDS encoding DUF202 domain-containing protein produces MNDELFDPGLQPERTELAWRRTALSVAVGSVVAMRLLPDALGSGWWILPGILGVIFSAVLWRWSRRRYERLSYATVDIRDHTLVPDGALLLTLAVFVVLVGALGIAVLVALPLG; encoded by the coding sequence GTGAACGACGAACTCTTCGACCCCGGCCTCCAACCGGAGCGCACCGAGCTCGCGTGGCGCCGGACCGCGTTGAGCGTCGCGGTCGGATCGGTCGTCGCTATGCGGCTGCTGCCGGATGCCCTCGGAAGTGGTTGGTGGATTCTCCCGGGCATCCTCGGGGTGATCTTCTCTGCCGTGCTGTGGCGGTGGTCACGCCGCCGCTACGAACGGCTGTCATATGCCACCGTCGACATCCGCGATCACACGCTGGTTCCCGACGGCGCGCTTCTGCTGACTCTGGCGGTCTTCGTCGTCCTGGTCGGGGCGCTCGGCATCGCCGTGCTGGTCGCGCTACCCCTAGGGTGA